The Leclercia sp. S52 genome has a segment encoding these proteins:
- the trmH gene encoding tRNA (guanosine(18)-2'-O)-methyltransferase TrmH: protein MNSTRYARICEMLARRQPDLTVCMEQVHKPHNVAAIVRTADAVGVHEVHAVWKGTRMRPMASAAAGSNSWVQVKAHDNIADAISHLKGRGMQILATHLSDKAVDFREIDYTRPTCILMGQEKTGITQEALDLADQDIIIPMIGMVQSLNVSVASALILYEAQRQRQNAGMYKRENSMLPEEEQQRLLFEGGYPVLANVAKQKRLPYPHVNMQGEIEADATWWATMQAAK, encoded by the coding sequence ATGAATTCAACACGTTATGCCCGTATCTGTGAGATGCTCGCCAGGCGTCAGCCCGATCTGACGGTCTGCATGGAGCAGGTACACAAACCTCATAACGTGGCTGCGATTGTCCGTACCGCCGACGCCGTCGGCGTGCATGAAGTGCATGCTGTCTGGAAGGGTACGCGGATGCGTCCCATGGCCTCAGCTGCCGCGGGCAGCAACAGCTGGGTCCAGGTCAAAGCCCACGACAATATTGCCGACGCCATTTCGCATCTGAAAGGGCGCGGTATGCAGATCCTGGCGACCCACCTTTCCGACAAAGCCGTCGACTTCCGCGAGATCGATTACACCCGCCCGACCTGCATTCTGATGGGTCAGGAGAAGACGGGGATCACCCAGGAAGCTTTAGATCTGGCGGATCAGGACATCATCATTCCGATGATCGGCATGGTGCAGTCCCTGAACGTCTCCGTGGCTTCCGCGCTTATTCTGTATGAAGCCCAGCGCCAGCGACAAAATGCCGGGATGTACAAACGCGAGAACAGCATGCTGCCGGAAGAAGAGCAGCAGCGCCTGCTGTTTGAAGGCGGTTATCCGGTGCTGGCCAACGTGGCGAAGCAGAAAAGATTACCCTACCCCCACGTGAACATGCAGGGCGAAATTGAAGCCGATGCGACGTGGTGGGCCACCATGCAAGCGGCGAAATAA
- the recG gene encoding ATP-dependent DNA helicase RecG: MQGRLLDAVPLNSLTGVGAAQSSKLAKIGLHTVQDLLLHLPLRYEDRTQLYQIGDLLPGIYATVEGEVLNSNITFGGRRMMTCQISDGSGILTMRFFNFSAAMKNSLAPGRRVLAYGEAKRGKYGAEMIHPEYRVQGDLSTPEMQETLTPVYPTTEGIKQATLRKLTDQALELLDTCAIAELLPPELAQGMMSLPEALRTLHRPPPTLQLSDLESGQHPAQRRLILEELLAHNLSMLALRAGAQRFHALPLPARNELKDKLLASLPFKPTGAQARVTAEIEHDLALDVPMMRLVQGDVGSGKTLVAALAALRAIAHGRQVALMAPTELLAEQHANNFRSWFAPLGVEVGWLAGKQKGKARQAQQDAIASGQVQMIVGTHAIFQEQVQFHGLALVIIDEQHRFGVHQRLALWEKGLQQGYHPHQLIMTATPIPRTLAMTAYADLDTSTIDELPPGRTPVTTVAIPDTRRSDIIDRVRNACQEGRQAYWVCTLIEESDLLEAQAAEATWEELKLALPELNVGLVHGRMKPAEKQAVMQAFKQGDLHLLIATTVIEVGVDVPNASLMIIENPERLGLAQLHQLRGRVGRGAVASHCVLLYKAPLSKTAQKRLQVLRDSNDGFVIAQQDLEIRGPGELLGTRQTGNAEFKVADLLRDQGMIPEVQRLARHIHERYPDQAAALIERWMPETERYSNA; encoded by the coding sequence ATGCAAGGCCGCCTGCTGGATGCTGTGCCGCTCAATTCACTGACGGGCGTTGGCGCGGCCCAGAGCAGCAAACTGGCAAAAATTGGCCTGCATACCGTGCAGGATCTTCTCCTGCACCTCCCCCTGCGTTACGAAGACCGCACCCAGCTCTATCAGATTGGCGACCTGCTGCCCGGCATTTACGCCACGGTTGAAGGCGAAGTCCTGAACAGCAACATCACCTTCGGCGGTCGCCGGATGATGACCTGCCAGATCAGCGACGGCTCCGGCATCCTGACCATGCGCTTCTTTAACTTCAGCGCGGCGATGAAAAACAGCCTCGCCCCCGGGCGCCGTGTGCTGGCCTACGGCGAAGCCAAACGCGGCAAATACGGCGCGGAGATGATCCACCCGGAATACCGCGTGCAGGGCGATCTCAGCACCCCTGAGATGCAGGAGACGCTGACCCCGGTCTACCCAACCACCGAAGGCATCAAGCAGGCGACGCTGCGCAAGCTGACCGATCAGGCGCTGGAGCTGCTCGACACCTGCGCCATTGCCGAGCTGCTGCCGCCCGAACTCGCACAGGGAATGATGAGCCTGCCGGAGGCGTTGCGCACATTGCATCGCCCGCCGCCGACGCTGCAGTTAAGCGATCTGGAGAGCGGGCAACATCCGGCCCAGCGCCGTCTGATTCTGGAAGAGCTGCTGGCGCATAACCTGAGCATGCTGGCGCTGCGCGCCGGTGCCCAGCGTTTTCACGCCCTGCCGCTCCCGGCCCGTAACGAGTTAAAAGATAAGCTGCTGGCCTCGCTGCCGTTTAAACCCACCGGGGCACAGGCCCGCGTGACTGCCGAGATCGAGCATGACCTGGCGCTGGACGTGCCGATGATGCGCCTGGTGCAGGGCGACGTCGGCTCCGGTAAAACGCTGGTGGCCGCACTGGCCGCACTGCGCGCCATTGCGCACGGCAGACAGGTCGCCCTGATGGCGCCGACCGAACTGCTGGCCGAGCAGCACGCGAATAACTTCCGCAGCTGGTTTGCCCCGCTGGGGGTTGAAGTGGGCTGGCTGGCCGGAAAGCAAAAAGGCAAGGCGCGACAGGCGCAGCAGGACGCCATTGCCAGCGGTCAGGTGCAGATGATTGTCGGCACGCACGCCATCTTCCAGGAGCAGGTGCAGTTTCACGGCCTGGCACTGGTGATCATTGATGAGCAGCACCGTTTTGGCGTGCATCAGCGCCTGGCGCTGTGGGAGAAAGGGCTCCAGCAGGGCTACCATCCGCACCAGCTGATCATGACCGCAACGCCGATCCCGCGCACCCTGGCGATGACCGCCTATGCCGATCTCGACACCTCCACCATCGACGAACTGCCGCCGGGGCGTACGCCGGTGACGACCGTCGCCATTCCGGACACGCGCCGCAGCGACATTATCGATCGCGTGCGCAACGCCTGTCAGGAAGGGCGTCAGGCCTACTGGGTCTGTACCCTGATTGAAGAGTCGGATCTGCTGGAAGCTCAGGCGGCGGAAGCCACCTGGGAAGAGCTAAAGCTGGCCCTGCCGGAGCTGAACGTCGGCCTGGTGCATGGCCGGATGAAGCCTGCCGAGAAGCAGGCGGTGATGCAGGCCTTCAAGCAGGGCGACCTGCATCTGCTGATCGCCACCACGGTGATTGAAGTGGGGGTGGATGTGCCTAACGCCAGCCTGATGATCATCGAGAACCCGGAGCGTCTGGGCCTGGCGCAGCTCCACCAGCTGCGGGGTCGCGTCGGACGTGGCGCGGTGGCGTCGCACTGCGTGTTGCTCTACAAAGCCCCGCTGTCGAAAACCGCCCAGAAGCGTCTGCAGGTGCTGCGCGACAGCAATGACGGCTTTGTGATTGCGCAACAGGATCTGGAGATCCGCGGCCCGGGCGAACTGCTCGGTACCCGCCAGACCGGTAACGCCGAGTTTAAAGTGGCCGATTTACTGCGCGATCAGGGCATGATCCCCGAAGTTCAGCGTCTGGCACGCCATATCCATGAACGCTACCCCGACCAGGCGGCAGCGTTAATCGAGCGCTGGATGCCCGAGACCGAGCGCTACTCCAACGCCTGA